The genomic segment GCGATGACGCTGCTGCCCGGCGACGTCATCCTCACCGGCACCCCCGCCGGGGTCGGCCCGCTGCGCCCCGGCGACAGCGTGACCGTCGAGATCGAGGGCATCGGCTCCCTGACGAACGAGGTGGTCTCCCGTGGCTGAGGGCAGCAGCGTGCGCGTCCGGTTCGCGCCGTCGCCGTCGGGCGACCTGCACGTCGGCAACATCCGCACGGCGCTCTACGACTGGGCGTACGCCCGCCACACCGGCGGGACCTTCGTCTTCCGCATCGAGGACACCGACCGCTCGCGGGTGACGGACGAGTACATCGCCGCCGCGGCCGAGACGCTGCGCTGGCTGGGCCTGGACTGGGACGAGGGCCCCGAAGTCGGCGGCGACCGCGGGCCGTACCAGCAGTCCCAGCGGATGGACCTCTACCGCGAGTGGGCCCAGCGCTTCCTCGACGAGGGGCACGCGTACCGCTGCTACTGCTCGCCCGAGGAGCTCGACGAGCGCCGCGAGGAGCAGAAGCGCAAGGGGCTGCCGCCCGGCTACGACGGCCGCTGCCGCACCCTCAGCGCCGAGCAGGTCGCCGCGTTCGAGGCCGAGGGCCGCCAGCCGGTGCTGCGCTTCCGCATGCCCGAGGGGTCCACGACCTTCGTCGACGCGATCCGCGGCGAGGTCACCTTCGACCACGCCAACGTGCCCGACTTCGTGCTGGTGCGCGCCGACGGCTACCCGCTCTACACGCTCGCCGTCGCGGTCGACGACGTCCTCATGGGCATCACCCACATCCTGCGCGGCGAGGACCTGCTGTCCTCCACGCCGCGGCAGATCGCGGTCTACCGCGCCATGGGCGTCACCGAGGAGCGGACGCCGGTGTTCGGGCACCTGCCGTTCGTCATGGGCCAGGACAACGTCAAGCTGTCCAAGCGCAACGGCGAGGTGTCGATCGCCTGGTACCGCCGCGAGGGCTTCCTGCCGGAGGCGCTGTGCAACTACCTCGCGCTGCTGGGCTGGTCGCCGGGCGAGGACCGCGAGGACTTCACCCTCGAGGAGATGGCCCGCGACTTCACCATCGAGCGGGTCGGCAAGAACCCGGCGCGCTTCGACATGAAGAAGCTCGAGGCCATCAACGGCGACAAGGTCCGCGCGCTGCCCCTCGAGGACTTCGTCGGGCGGATCCTGCCGTTCCTGCAGCAGGCCGGCCTCGTGTCGGCGGAGCCGACCGCGCAGGAGCGCGCGCTCGTCGAGGGCCTGGCGCCGCACGTGCAGGAGCGCATCGCGCGCCTGTCCGAGGTGCCCGGGCTCATGGCGTTCCTGCT from the Vallicoccus soli genome contains:
- the gltX gene encoding glutamate--tRNA ligase yields the protein MAEGSSVRVRFAPSPSGDLHVGNIRTALYDWAYARHTGGTFVFRIEDTDRSRVTDEYIAAAAETLRWLGLDWDEGPEVGGDRGPYQQSQRMDLYREWAQRFLDEGHAYRCYCSPEELDERREEQKRKGLPPGYDGRCRTLSAEQVAAFEAEGRQPVLRFRMPEGSTTFVDAIRGEVTFDHANVPDFVLVRADGYPLYTLAVAVDDVLMGITHILRGEDLLSSTPRQIAVYRAMGVTEERTPVFGHLPFVMGQDNVKLSKRNGEVSIAWYRREGFLPEALCNYLALLGWSPGEDREDFTLEEMARDFTIERVGKNPARFDMKKLEAINGDKVRALPLEDFVGRILPFLQQAGLVSAEPTAQERALVEGLAPHVQERIARLSEVPGLMAFLLVDDAHFTVDPEAAARLLTPEQRPVLEASVAALEALGEWTHGAIEAALRSALLADGLGLKPKHAFGPVRVAVTGARISPPLFESMELLGRERSLARLRAALEQAA